The Devosia sp. A16 genome includes a window with the following:
- a CDS encoding ABC transporter permease, which yields MAIYALRKLAFFLGAVFVASLAIFILIRAAGGNVAAIVLGKDATAEAINALAHAYGLDQPLPVQYFNWITNMLHGDLGQSFRTKESVADLVTARLSVSVPLALSGLLLGLIIAIPVGTYAARNVGKPSGAVLALISQIGIAVPVFWAGILLSVLFGVKLGWLPTGGWVDWRESPIGAIRSLVLPVLSLGLIMAAVLIRYVRSAVLDVMNQDYVRTARAVGMTRTQALLQVGLRNAALPIVTIVGLQIAELIGGTVIIEMVFSLPGLSRMILANVAAREVIVVQSTVMLIIIFVIFVNFVVDLLYGVLDPRVRNAA from the coding sequence ATGGCAATTTACGCGCTGCGCAAACTGGCGTTTTTCCTGGGCGCCGTCTTCGTTGCCTCGCTGGCCATCTTCATTCTCATTCGCGCCGCCGGTGGCAACGTCGCCGCCATCGTTCTGGGCAAGGATGCCACCGCCGAGGCGATCAACGCCCTGGCGCACGCCTATGGCCTCGATCAGCCGCTGCCGGTCCAGTATTTCAACTGGATCACCAACATGCTGCACGGCGATCTCGGCCAATCCTTCCGCACCAAGGAAAGCGTCGCCGACCTCGTCACCGCGCGGCTTTCCGTCTCCGTGCCACTGGCCCTCTCCGGCCTGCTGCTCGGCCTCATCATCGCCATCCCGGTCGGCACCTACGCCGCGCGCAATGTCGGCAAACCATCGGGCGCCGTGCTGGCGCTGATCAGCCAGATCGGCATCGCCGTGCCGGTGTTCTGGGCCGGCATCCTGTTGTCGGTGCTGTTCGGGGTGAAGCTCGGCTGGCTGCCCACCGGCGGCTGGGTCGACTGGCGCGAAAGCCCGATCGGCGCCATCCGCTCCTTGGTGCTGCCGGTGCTGTCGCTCGGCCTGATCATGGCCGCCGTGCTGATCCGCTATGTGCGCTCCGCCGTGCTCGACGTCATGAACCAGGACTATGTGCGCACCGCGCGCGCCGTCGGCATGACCCGCACTCAGGCGTTGCTGCAGGTGGGCCTGCGCAACGCCGCGCTCCCCATCGTCACCATTGTCGGGTTGCAGATCGCCGAACTGATCGGCGGCACCGTGATCATCGAGATGGTGTTCTCGCTGCCGGGCCTGAGCCGCATGATCCTCGCCAACGTCGCCGCGCGCGAGGTGATCGTGGTGCAGTCGACCGTCATGCTGATCATCATCTTCGTCATCTTCGTCAATTTCGTCGTCGACCTGCTCTACGGCGTGCTCGATCCGCGCGTCCGGAACGCAGCGTAA
- a CDS encoding ABC transporter permease: MNTTAPTVAPRRRRRLELNASLVVGVVLTVGFLVIAIVSFFWLPSNPNIPNIKNRMLPPGTVDHWLGTDGLGRDIIAQLMVGARTSILVGAGGATISLILGTIAGLVAAAYGKIADETISRGADIMLSIPGMVTALVLAATMGSGALTTIFALTAFFTPSFTRVIRSAAMSVLQEDFITSAKLYGRGKLFILARHVIPNIAGVMIVQFTLYFAAGILTEAGLSYLGVGVTRPSISWGMMLNEAQQTVGISSPLAMWPGLAIVTVVLGLNLLGDGLRDVLDPKLKRRS; encoded by the coding sequence ATGAACACCACCGCCCCCACCGTCGCCCCGCGCCGCCGTCGCCGCCTCGAGCTCAATGCCTCGCTGGTCGTCGGCGTGGTGCTGACCGTCGGCTTTCTGGTCATCGCCATCGTCTCGTTCTTCTGGCTACCCTCGAACCCGAACATCCCCAACATCAAGAACCGCATGCTGCCGCCCGGCACCGTCGACCACTGGCTCGGCACCGACGGGCTCGGCCGCGATATCATCGCCCAGCTGATGGTCGGGGCGCGCACATCGATCCTGGTCGGCGCCGGTGGCGCCACCATCAGCCTGATCCTCGGCACCATCGCCGGGCTGGTGGCCGCCGCCTATGGCAAGATCGCCGATGAGACCATCTCGCGCGGCGCCGACATCATGCTGTCGATCCCCGGCATGGTCACCGCCCTGGTGCTCGCCGCCACCATGGGCTCGGGCGCGCTCACCACCATCTTCGCGCTCACCGCCTTCTTCACCCCCTCCTTCACCCGCGTCATCCGCTCGGCCGCGATGAGCGTGCTGCAGGAGGATTTCATCACGTCCGCCAAGCTCTATGGCCGCGGCAAGCTGTTCATCCTGGCCCGCCACGTCATCCCCAATATCGCCGGTGTAATGATCGTCCAGTTCACCCTCTATTTCGCCGCCGGCATCCTCACCGAGGCGGGCCTTTCCTATCTCGGCGTCGGCGTCACCCGACCCTCGATCTCGTGGGGGATGATGCTCAACGAAGCGCAGCAGACCGTCGGCATCTCCTCGCCGCTCGCCATGTGGCCCGGCCTCGCCATCGTCACCGTCGTGCTCGGGCTGAACCTGCTCGGGGACGGCCTGCGCGACGTGCTCGACCCCAAGCTGAAGCGGAGGAGCTGA
- a CDS encoding ABC transporter ATP-binding protein: protein MTSGKPHAIEVKNLEVTNGDVTAVRGVSFTIPQGGRMGLVGESGSGKSMTALALMGLLPMGWSTNGNILHDGVDLVTQSDKALSSRRGRTLSMVFQDPLSSLNPVRRVGDQISSVIRRHTGADKRTAEAQTIELIRQMNLPRPEQLVRAYPHEISGGQRQRIMIAMALACYPQLIIADEPTTALDVTVQKQVLRLLNGAVRDRGSALLMITHDLPIIAAMCDTVAVMYAGRIVEIGPVQEVFRNPRHHYTRGLLDSQPTMDNIALDGSSRLVSIPGMVPPLHSLPTGCAFNPRCPAASDKCRSTMPELGSEGINAACWHPIHKAGEVAAQ, encoded by the coding sequence ATGACCTCCGGCAAGCCACACGCCATCGAAGTCAAGAACCTCGAGGTCACCAACGGCGATGTCACTGCCGTGCGCGGCGTCTCCTTCACTATCCCGCAGGGCGGCCGCATGGGGCTGGTCGGTGAGTCCGGATCCGGCAAGTCGATGACCGCGCTGGCGCTGATGGGCCTGTTGCCGATGGGCTGGAGCACCAACGGCAACATCCTCCACGACGGCGTCGACCTCGTCACCCAGTCCGACAAGGCGCTGTCGAGCCGCCGTGGCCGCACCCTCTCGATGGTGTTCCAGGATCCGCTGAGCTCGCTCAACCCGGTCCGCCGCGTCGGCGACCAGATCAGCTCGGTGATCCGCCGCCACACCGGCGCCGACAAGCGCACTGCCGAGGCGCAGACCATCGAGCTGATCAGGCAGATGAACCTGCCGCGCCCCGAGCAGCTGGTGCGCGCCTACCCGCATGAGATCTCCGGCGGGCAGCGCCAGCGCATCATGATCGCCATGGCGCTCGCCTGCTACCCGCAGCTGATCATCGCCGACGAGCCGACCACGGCGCTCGACGTCACGGTGCAGAAGCAGGTGCTGCGCCTGCTCAACGGCGCCGTGCGCGATCGCGGCTCGGCGCTGCTGATGATCACCCACGACCTGCCGATCATCGCCGCCATGTGCGACACCGTCGCGGTGATGTATGCCGGCCGCATCGTCGAGATCGGCCCGGTGCAGGAGGTGTTCCGCAACCCCAGGCACCACTACACGCGCGGCCTGCTCGACAGCCAGCCGACCATGGACAATATCGCGCTCGACGGTTCGTCCCGTCTCGTCTCGATCCCCGGCATGGTGCCGCCGCTCCATAGCCTCCCCACGGGCTGCGCCTTCAACCCGCGCTGCCCTGCCGCCTCCGACAAATGTCGCTCGACCATGCCGGAGCTGGGCAGCGAGGGCATCAATGCCGCCTGCTGGCACCCGATTCACAAGGCCGGCGAGGTGGCTGCGCAATGA
- a CDS encoding ABC transporter ATP-binding protein, giving the protein MSAVTPFPADARPLLEVRQLSQVYNLNRQKLFAPRPKLKVLDSIDFSVRPGEAVGLVGESGSGKTTLTRMLTGVERPGEGQVLYDGVDVWTGGETHKKLFRRSVQVVLQNPRSSLDPRMRVGTSLLEPLRSLKIEGDHAARVLEVLDQVGLDRNALERFPHEFSGGQLQRIAIARALMPGPKVLIADEPVSALDVSIQAQVLNLLKDLVRDLGLGLVFIAHDLSVVAYTTSKVYVMSSGKIVEVGKPLDLFRNPQAEATQALVGAVLSVEASLAGNALA; this is encoded by the coding sequence ATGAGTGCCGTAACCCCATTCCCCGCCGATGCGCGTCCGCTGCTGGAAGTCCGGCAGTTGAGCCAGGTCTACAACCTGAACCGGCAGAAGCTGTTCGCACCGCGGCCCAAGCTCAAAGTGCTGGACAGCATCGATTTCTCCGTTCGCCCCGGCGAGGCGGTCGGCCTCGTCGGCGAAAGCGGCTCAGGCAAGACCACCCTCACCCGCATGCTCACCGGCGTCGAGCGGCCTGGCGAGGGCCAGGTGCTCTACGACGGTGTCGACGTCTGGACCGGTGGTGAAACGCACAAGAAGCTGTTCCGCCGCTCGGTGCAGGTGGTGCTGCAGAACCCGCGCTCCTCGCTCGATCCGCGCATGCGCGTCGGCACCTCGCTGCTCGAGCCGCTGCGCAGTTTGAAGATCGAAGGCGACCACGCTGCCCGGGTGCTGGAAGTGCTCGACCAGGTCGGGCTCGACAGGAACGCGCTGGAGCGCTTCCCGCATGAGTTCTCCGGCGGCCAGTTGCAGCGCATCGCCATCGCCCGCGCCCTGATGCCCGGCCCGAAAGTGCTGATCGCCGACGAGCCGGTCTCGGCCCTCGACGTGTCGATCCAGGCCCAGGTGCTGAACCTGTTGAAGGATCTGGTCCGCGACCTGGGCCTCGGCCTCGTCTTCATCGCCCACGACCTCTCGGTCGTCGCCTACACAACCAGCAAGGTCTACGTGATGTCGTCTGGCAAGATCGTCGAAGTGGGCAAGCCGCTCGACCTGTTCCGCAACCCACAGGCCGAGGCGACACAGGCGCTCGTCGGCGCTGTGCTCAGCGTCGAAGCGAGTCTCGCCGGGAACGCACTCGCATGA
- a CDS encoding SDR family NAD(P)-dependent oxidoreductase, whose amino-acid sequence MSQCVAITGSTTGIGYAIAEAFAHTGARLVINSHLADDGGAAARLGKLTECHFVQADLSTVAGAQGFVAAARAKLGRLGTLVNNAGTYLDTNFDDLTEAAFDRTFNLNVKGYLFAAQAFVKGLAPGQENPSIICTGSTNSLAAEKNSVIYDTSKGAVLMLVRNLAVTLAERGIRANGIGPGIIETPLSAKGLAAPGVRPALERQIPLGRVGMPADIGGAAVFLASPAARYITGQMLYVDGGILANQMSWEPQA is encoded by the coding sequence ATGAGCCAATGCGTCGCCATAACAGGTTCTACCACCGGCATCGGCTATGCCATCGCCGAGGCCTTTGCCCATACGGGGGCGCGGCTGGTAATCAACTCGCACCTCGCTGACGATGGTGGGGCAGCCGCGCGGCTCGGCAAGCTGACCGAATGCCACTTCGTCCAGGCCGATCTCTCGACCGTGGCTGGTGCGCAAGGCTTCGTCGCGGCAGCGCGCGCGAAGCTCGGTCGGCTCGGTACGCTGGTCAACAACGCCGGCACCTACCTCGACACCAATTTCGACGACCTCACCGAGGCGGCATTCGACCGCACGTTCAACCTCAACGTGAAGGGCTACCTGTTCGCAGCGCAGGCCTTCGTCAAAGGTCTGGCGCCGGGGCAGGAGAACCCGAGCATCATCTGCACCGGCTCGACCAACTCACTGGCGGCCGAAAAGAACAGCGTCATCTACGATACCAGCAAGGGCGCGGTGCTGATGCTGGTTCGCAACCTTGCGGTCACGCTCGCCGAGCGCGGCATCCGCGCCAACGGCATCGGGCCGGGGATCATCGAGACGCCCCTTTCCGCGAAGGGACTGGCGGCGCCGGGCGTCCGCCCTGCCCTCGAAAGACAGATCCCGCTGGGCCGCGTCGGCATGCCCGCCGATATTGGCGGCGCCGCCGTCTTCCTCGCCTCGCCTGCCGCCCGCTACATCACCGGACAGATGCTCTATGTCGACGGCGGCATCCTCGCCAACCAGATGTCCTGGGAGCCCCAAGCATGA